The genomic segment TGGGGGCGCGAAGGGGGCCGAGAGGGCCTCCACAGCTATCTGGAAGTGAAGACGATCAGCATCGTCTGAGTGGCAGCTCTGCGACGAAAGGTCGCAGTAGAGCGGCCGGGCGCGCCGCATCGCAGCGGATAGACTGCGGCGATGATTGCGGGGGGCTCAGTCCGGAAGGCATTTGCATGGCTGTCGCTGACGGCCGTGCTGCTGCTCGCGTTGCTGCCGTCGATCGGACGCATCGCGCATGCGCACGACGGCGCGCCGCGCATGATCCTGATGGAGATGTGCACGATGGGCAGCGACAAGCTCGTCAGCATCGTCGATCCCCACAGCCTGCTCGACGATGCGCCGCGCCCGGCGCCGTCGGCGCATGTCGACATGCAGGAATGCGGCTACTGCCCGCTGCTCGCCGCCGCGCTGCTCGCCGTGTTGTGGTTCGCGATCGCGCGCCTGCTGCATGTGCCGCAGCGCGCACGCGTCGTGCATGCGTTCCGGCGGGTCGAACGCCATCCCTGCGGACTCGGCTCACGCGGCCCGCCACTCGCGGCCTGAGCTGAGCTGCGGCGACCGCTCCGGTCGCCATTTTTCCTGCGATGACCGCGCGTGCGTGGTCTCGCCCGTGCGCGCGTGTCCATGCCGCGCCGCACCCGCACTGGATGCCCACATGTTCCGTTCCGCAACTGACCGGCCTGCGCCGGCCGACACCCTGTTTCGTACAACGCCTGCGGTCTCCCTGCTCGCCAGCCTGATCGCCTCCGCAGTGGTGGCGCCGGCATCCGCCCAGTCGTCGACAGACGCCACACGGCAGGCGACAACGCTCGACACCCTGCAGGTGCAGGGCCAGCGCCTGCGCACGCTCGACACGCCGCAGGAAACCGGCAGCCGGCTCGGGCTGTCGCAACGTGAAACACCTGCATCGCTGCAGGTGATCGGCCGCGAGGAGATCGCCCGCAAGGGCGCGCGCACCACCCGCGAAGTCTTTGAGCTGGCCGATGGCGCGATGGTCGGCAACGTCCCCGGCAATCCTGCGGTGGTGACGCTGCGCGGCTTCAGCGGCAACACCATCTCGGTACTGCACGACGGCGTGCGCATCGGCGCCTCGACCTTCGTCACCCGCGATGTCGACACCTGGGGACTGGAGCGCGTCGAAGTGCTGCGCGGACCGGCCTCGGTGCTCTACGGCGAGGGCACGATGGGCGGCGCGATCAATCTGGTCTCGCGTCGGCCGACCACGGAATCACAGGTGATCGACGCCATGCTCGGGTTCGGCAGCTTCAATACCCGCCGCGCGGGGTTCGGCATCAACCAGCCGCTGTCGGACACGCTGGCGCTGCGACTCGATGCCAGTGGTCTGCGGTCCGACAGCCTCTACGACATCGAACACAACCGGGTCGAGATGTCGACGCTGTCGACCAGCATGGCGTGGTCGCCGCACGACGCACTGTCGATGCTGCTGTCCTGGCAACACGCCGAGGACGACAGCACCGGCACCTACCAGGGCTCGCCGATGGTGGCAATCGAGGACGCCATCACACCGTCGCGTGTGGTGCGCAGTGCGAACGGACTGGTGATCGACGCGGCCACGCGCCACGTCAACTACAACCCGATCGGCGCGCACACCGGTGCACGCAGCGATCTGCTGCGCTGGAACGTGGCATTGGACCTGACGCACAACTGGAAGCTCCGCAACGATCTGGCCTGGTACCGGGCGGATCGCGACTTCGTCTATTCCGACGACTGGCTCTACAACCGCGGCACCGGCCAGTACGCGCGTGGCGCGCAACGTGTGTTCCACGATCACCG from the Luteimonas fraxinea genome contains:
- a CDS encoding DUF2946 family protein — its product is MIAGGSVRKAFAWLSLTAVLLLALLPSIGRIAHAHDGAPRMILMEMCTMGSDKLVSIVDPHSLLDDAPRPAPSAHVDMQECGYCPLLAAALLAVLWFAIARLLHVPQRARVVHAFRRVERHPCGLGSRGPPLAA
- a CDS encoding TonB-dependent receptor, which produces MFRSATDRPAPADTLFRTTPAVSLLASLIASAVVAPASAQSSTDATRQATTLDTLQVQGQRLRTLDTPQETGSRLGLSQRETPASLQVIGREEIARKGARTTREVFELADGAMVGNVPGNPAVVTLRGFSGNTISVLHDGVRIGASTFVTRDVDTWGLERVEVLRGPASVLYGEGTMGGAINLVSRRPTTESQVIDAMLGFGSFNTRRAGFGINQPLSDTLALRLDASGLRSDSLYDIEHNRVEMSTLSTSMAWSPHDALSMLLSWQHAEDDSTGTYQGSPMVAIEDAITPSRVVRSANGLVIDAATRHVNYNPIGAHTGARSDLLRWNVALDLTHNWKLRNDLAWYRADRDFVYSDDWLYNRGTGQYARGAQRVFHDHRFWNERLALSYDGPLKGRRNRFTAGVELNGTDFVNPRQSGSTTPVTPVDPDVGVFPDADSPVYTSDQLFRTDLRTRAVFVENAFNFTPRWLLVGGLRYERIDLERSIDNRITGATTIFSPRYSPLSWRVGSVLDLRDHVQLYGQFSTAASPVSSLLTIQTASGIFDLTDAKSAEIGIKADAWNERLSLTAAAYRIERDDILTRDPANPSISVQGGRQFSQGLELSADLQATRGLRLETSTTWGRARFDELIEAGGVDRRGNRPGNVPNGTAMLVGTYRFAGVPVSIGASGHHAGGFYTDNANTIHVRGRTTFDAWASYDWSRASLALRVRNLGDALYGEYSGYPATHVYLGAPRSVEMTLRTRF